GTGAAGTtatgactgagagctgagatcTAGTGAAAGGACTTTCTGACAGTATAAAGTTAGTTGTAAGAATTTACAAGGACATAAAGAGTCTTTATGTTCTCACTGATGAGTTGAACTCTATTCATCCACTACAAACACCATAAAAAATGAACGTGTTTAACACACGTTTCTATAAACTAAGCTGACTTGTGGATGCTTTTATATCAGCCTGTTTTGAGAGGTCGGCATGACTGATTTAATGAAAAATGACGCAAAATAACCAAACAAACGACACTGCTTTCAACAATGGCTTCAGCCGATTAGCCCCCTGACAACAGTACCTTTACACAATATCACAGAAACATCCTGTTTTACATCATTGCCTGTTAAAGACGTCTTGGATTCAaagcaaaatacagaaaaatatcGTCACTCGCCTGATCCACCCTGCACTGAGTCCTGCTGCCATGAAGCGCACCGTCGACGCACAGGTCCTGAAACAAGTTCTCCCACCAAACGCAACTTCAttactaaacaaaaaaaaaaaactccacaataCAAATGAATTTCTAATGTACAAACATTTCTCCTAACAACCCgtttcacattttaaacaaataattaGGTTGTTTATTACAGGGCTCTTCTACGTTCACGATGTACCGTTTGATCAACAAATCGAGTGACAGCCCGAATGTCCTTGACAAAGCAGGAAGTAGTACCATCCGCAGCTTGTGGAGATCAGTTGAATGCAGATCTCGTTAGAAGCTCAAATCTCGCGATAGCAGCCCCACGCTTCACGCTCTTCTGTCCTGCAGAGGTAAGGTCCTAAAAGATCACTATTTCCATTTACGCTGCGGTTAACGCGTGTTTGGAGGCAAGGCGCTCGTAAGAAACGCAAACATTTTCCGAAGAAgtctgtttaaatgtttttcaaccCGGAATTTGGTTGTTTCGGCCAAATGTGGCCTGTTTGTGGCCTAGCAGGCGGATGCATTGTGTAGTTAGAAGCGTTTAGCTTGGTCTGCTAACGTGCACAGCACTGATCTGCAAACTCTGGAAACCCTCACTGAATgtgcaacacaacaaaaacacgtTTTCTGCAGAATAGAGAGGCTTTTAAACAGCTGCTATTATGATCTGATGTACCAGAGCTGAAACAAATGCTTAATGAAGTTCAATGATTAATTTAGGATTTCTTTTGTACCTTGTCCCATAAAACGAATACATTTCAATAGTTATTAAAAGTTTTAATCAgtggaaacattattttaaatgacctttaacatttcaaaagttattttattaatgttttctgaaatgtttcaacAATAACAACGATAATataaacaaaaatacaacaaatgatATCAAGGCCATTAAAATAGTTAAACATggcaaaataacaaaaaaaggcacattatgtgacagaaaataaacacgTGAGTCCGTAAACAGTCCCATGAAGTGGAACCCACATCTGTATTTCCTTAAAGTCTGATAAATATAGATTCATAAGAAGCAGTTTCAACCCATTtatcttttctttcatgttctGAGGTTTGGCTACTTTTCACTGTGCCAAAACTATTTTGGAAGCAGTAATCAGATCAACCACAATAACAGAAAATTCACCTTGATGTCCTTGGTGTTTGAGATCTGTCTCCCAGCCAGCACAGTTCAGAGTCATAGTAACCACTGagtgcattcattcatttcattcagtcaaCCATTTTCGTGTTTAGAATTCATTCTGTATAAACTGGAATATTTCAAaactttgtctttttcaaaCATGAGCTCTGTTTTCTTATTCCAGGAGCAGATGTGGTCATTTATTAGATGAAGATGTCTCAGCAATCCACAAATCCAACTTCTTCACTCCTGGTTCTTCGGTCAGAGTCGCATAATCAAAGCATCCTGAGTAAATTTGACCATCTCAGGAAAAGAGACCTGCTGTGCGACGTCACTCTGGTCGTGGAAGATATGCACTTCAAGGCGCACAGGGCCCTGCTGGCTGCCAGCAGTGAGTACTTCACGCTCATGTTTGCGGCAGGCCCTCAGGAAGGTCAGGACCTCCAGGCCTTCTACCAGCTGGACGGCGTGGCGGCGCAGACGTTCGCCGCGGTGCTGGAGTTCATCTACAGCTCCCAGGTGTCGGTGGATCAGAGCAGCACTCAGCACCTGCTGGCCGCCGCTCGTCTCCTGGAGGTCAGCGATCTGGTGGACATGCTCACTGacctcactgcagcagaggtcagaggtcacgccgGGGACGTCGGCGTGTTGAAACCCAAACGAGGACGACCGAAGAAGGATGCGGGTGTGCCCGACCCGAAGCTAAGAGGGCAGGCGGCGCAGAGTGAGAGCTCGGAGGACGGGATCCTCGGAGATTTGGTGGAGACTCAAATCACAGACGATGCAGACTTTAACCCGGAGGAGCACAACAGTCGACAGAGCAAACGCAAGATCCGACCCCCGGTCAAATATAAAGGCTACAAGGTGGGCAAGGATGTAGCGGTGAGCAAAGAGACGGggaagagaggcagaaagaagaaatacCCCAACACTGAGCCTCGTTGTGAGGAGTGTGGGAAAGTGTTTAAGAACCACCCCTTCTTAAAGATCCACcagaggactcacacaggtgagggAGGACTGAATCAGCACTCAGGCCCCACAGTCACTGAATGTTAAACTGTTGGTCTGTGTGGATGCCGCAGATCTCTTCAGTGTGCCTCAACGCTTGGCTAAACTTTCTGTCTCCTCCCCACCAGGAGAGAAGCCTTTCCAGTGCACTGACTGCGGGAAGAGTTTCACCCAGAAACACACCCTGCTGGATCACCAGCGCATGCACACCGGGGAAAAGCCGTTTGTGTGCAGCGTCTGCTCCAAAGCACTTTCCACCAAACACTCCCTGCAGGAGCACATGAACCTGCACAGAGGTGGGACCCTAAGAACCTACTGAGTGTTTGCTTCCACATTATCTCATGGAGAAAAATCCTCAATAAAACTTGAGAAAGACAGACAGCATATTAGAGCTCTGACTGGATCCACTCACTTATTTgctgttattattatattagATTTTTCTCTCATATTTAAAGTATCCTGTCAGATGAATAATTTACTATTCACTTGttttttcagaggaaaaatcCTTTGACTGTGATAAATGTGGAAAGAGCTTTACTCAGAAGAGGCAGCTGAAAAGCCATTACAGAGTTCATTCAGGTAAGAAATAAAACCGTTCAAGAGAAGATATTCAACAGAGTGATGAATATGCAGGGCAAGGAAAATCTGATGGATGCTTTTCCAGGGAAGTCCTTACCGGAGTGCGCTCAGTGTCACCGTAAGTTCATGGATACAGCTCAGCTGAAGAAACACGtcagaactcacacaggtgaaatCAAAGTCTCCATATTCCTGATAGTCCAACGATAAAGCTTCTGTTTATTAAATGTTTCCTGTCTAAAATGttcacaggtgagaagccgttcACCTGTGACATTTGTGGCAAATGTTTTACGGTCAAAAGCACTCTGCAGACCCACATCAGGATTCACAGGTGAGAGATGGTTTTTACTTTCTAGTAAACTAGTGTTTGACTCTTTATCTGCTAAACTCTTCACTTTATGAGCAGACAATCAGTAAATCTGCAGTTTGATGCTGGAAAGTAGAGTTCAGTGGacttttttgcctttttttaattgcaaataTTTGGTTActgtaaaacagtaaaaagtaTATTTTACATTATTGATTCTTAAGCTGTAACAGAACATTGAACATTGAACAAAATCCTTCTTCTGCTATGTACAGTATAGGAGATGTAGATTTGGAAGATGAAAtcagttatatatatatatatatatatatatatatatatatatatatatatatatatatatatagtttttttaTAAAATTCATCTCGAGCagcaaaatgtgattaaaattcAAAATTAAAGTGAGAGATTGTGCGAAGTTTACTAAACCTGTAGTTTGAATATTTATAAATTTTAAGATTTTAACAGCCTCCAGCTGTTTTAATTGCTTTTCTTAATGTGTTTAtgcagggtttgtttgtttgttcatttttttgacaattttccAGCTCCTTTAAAAATTTTACTTTCATTAACAGTTCCTGCAGGCTCAGCCTGCAGATCTCTGAGACAAACAATTTGATTTTAGAGGGAatcattttacatttattctGTGTATAAAACATGACTCTCATATACGTAGAGGGTGTTTTTCAGTCCACTCTGCTTTAATAATTGTGCACTGAGATGAAAATGATCCTGGTCATGCCCATTGTGAATATCTGTTGCAGAGGTGAGAAGCCGTACAACTGCAACATCTGCAACAAGTCGTTTTCGGACCCCAGTGCTCGACGGCGCCACGTCGCCTCCCACTCAGGGAAGAAAcccttcacctgctccttctgcaGCCTGTCGTTCACGCGCCTGGacaacctgaaaacacacaccaagTCCCACAGCAAGGAGCGAGCGGCGCCGGCGGAGGCCTCCTcagaggagacggcggcggcggacgcaCCGGCGCAGCACGAGGAGGTTCGaaacctcctgcagctgcagcagtacCAGCTGCCCCCCGGCTCGGGGCAGGAGATCCAGCTGGTGGTGACGGCCGACGTGGACAACATCAACTTCGTGCAGGCTCAGGAGCAGGAGATCAGCCTCATCAGCACGGAGGGGGAGGCGGCGCCGTCCGCCCAGTCCAgactcaccctcctcaccccgcCGTCCGGACACCTGCAGAACGTGGCTCTGGTCACCGAGGGCGAGGTGGTGGACCCCCAGATCCACGCCATCGGCATGCTGGAGGGGCCGCTGTCGCAGCCGTCCGAGCAGATGCACGTCATCACTCTCAGCAAGGAGGCGATGGAGCAACTGCAGGTGCAGCACGGCCccccgcagccgctgcagctggCGCAGCGGgccgtccagcagctgcaggtcatgCACCAGCccgtccagcaggtggcgctggcCCAGGAGAGCCCCGCTGGGCAGGTGGGCAGGGGGCAGCACGGCCGGGCCATTCACATCAGCAGCCAGAGCAGCCAGCCCATCTCCATCAGCCAGACCAGCGAGCAGCTCTCCGGACACCACATCCAGGGACAGACCTTCCAGATCCAGGCGGGGACCGTGTCCTACCTGTACACCACCGGGCTGCCGCAGGACAGCTGAGCAGGCCGGGACCAGCAGGGCCGAGACCAGGACTCTCATTTCATCATGTGTTTAAAGCAGTGATCGAATGTTGGGCCCCCCTCTGTCATCTCCATTTTTACCTGGAAAGACATCCAGTAGCACCGTATtgtgacattttcagatttttatgagaaaatattttacatttcgatattttatctcctttttactgctgtttttttgAGGGCGCAGATAAACATTTGAAGTTGGCCAGTACTGAACTTTTTACTCATATTTGAAAGCCAAAACTTAAATCTGATATTATTTACACTCCTGATGCATCCTCCATCCAGCTTCTTTCCTGCTTTGTCCATATGGAATCACGGTCCTCTgtaacttcctccagctcttctggaggGACTCCCAAGTCGCTCCAAGACCAAACCAGTGACATAATCTCTCCAGCGAGTCCTGGGACGACCTCTGGACTCACCTGGTTAACCTCCAgtgagagcaggaagtgaccaGGAGAGCATCTTAATCAGAGGCCCAGACCACTTTAACCGACCCCTCTCACTGTGGAGATATCACATAAATATGATGCACACATTCCTTAAATCTGCCTTAATACCTGAGATAAAGAGGAAAGATTTACAGTTGAATGTAGAGCTTGGAAACACAGTGATGTAGCGGTTCTCACTCCTGTctcacagagagaaaagcccCAGTTTGACTCAAGGTTCTAGAGTTTGCCtgttctaaaaagaaaaaatatatatattcctGAATTTAATTAAGGCATTTTTATCATGCCATAAAGCAAAGGtgatttgacaccagcctcacttCTGCTTCTGGATCAAGTGATCTAAACAAATACTCCTGCAAACCTCTAAACTGAACTTTACTCTTAAAAAAGTAACTTGGAAAACCTTAATAGTTACACTTTAACGCCATAAATAGAACAGAGAAAACTTGCATAACACTGCTGAAAAATATCTAATTTTAAATATGAACCAAACCAGCTGTTTTCAAATGAACCAATGAGTAACTGAGcaataaaaagtctttcagcaGAAAGTttcttaaatgtgttttataaatGAATTAATTCAGTCCATGGATGCACATGAAGCCGTCAATCTAAAGAAAGGCTGTGTCAGCAGGTGAAAGCTGGTCCAGGACCCACACTGTGCTCCTCACAGGTCTGGTAACAACACTTCAGCCGTCTGGACGCGAAGGCGAGACGGATCCTGgtaggaaaacaaaaacacctattttattattttatctgtTATAAATAAACAAAGTCACTAGTGTCTTAAAACATAATGTTCTATGTATTTGATAAGGCAGGATCTCAACAGTTTACCGCCCTAAATGTGCTCTGCTGCTTGTGTTCCTGCCTCAGCTCCGTCTCACCCTGCCGTTCCAGCGGCCCGTCGACGTCTCGGCCCTCTCGTGTCTCGGCTCTGCTGTGAGGCCCCGAAGAGTGCCGAAGGCCGCCGAGCTGCCAAGAGTCCGCTGAGCGCTCCTGCCCGGACCTGAGACCGAAataacacagagacagagagcaacaacGCAAATTAAAATGTCACGGAGAAAACTGGCAGTAACTTCACTCCTGAACCGCAGGAGCAGCTCAGCAGAGACGACTGGATTCTCTCTTCACCGCTCCGCTCTGAGATGGAGGCGACGGTGGGTCTGAGGTGGGTGGTGTACCTGCTGAGGGGCTTCTGGTGCTCAATCTGCTGAGCGACAGCGTGCAATATGTCCGGCTCTGACCTGAGAGAGAACAAACGGTATGAGAAGCAGGAAAGAAATGTCAAGATTACCTGAGGCAGATGGACAAAATCTTTCAGGACAGATCAGATCCAGAGAGGCTGGATCTCACTGTGTACCTGACATGGACAACAACAGTTACAGCCGATATAAGAATATATCAGGTCTCTGTTCTCCTATTAAGTGAATACAGTAAAGATTTAAGTAAGTGTTATTAATCTGTTCATCACTTTTATTGTTCTAAAGTGACGCTGTGGAGGTTTGTACCTGCAGCTGAGCTTTGTCTGCACAGCGCCTCCATGTGGCTGAGCTggctctgcagcttctccacctGCTGGAAGGCCTCCTGTTTGaggctgctctgcagctgcagcttccccTTCACCTGCACACACCATCATCAGACTCTGCTCATTAGTTCTAATATTTACACACGAAGTGTGACAGACATGAATTGTTTTCCTCAGTGCAGCTTTGGCGCCACCATGTGGCCGATGTGTAGTTTTGTTGGATTAGTGGAATGATTTCTAAAATGTATTGTGAAAAGCAGATTTTTGGTGGTTTGCATGAATTTAGAAAAAGGTGATGCATCAAATTAATTGTCTTCAAATTTGCCACACAGATCTATACTAGTCAAAAGTGCTCTAACTGGTTTGCAGcccaaggtcaaaggtcaagctTAACTTACAAGTGTCCcatttttgtgaatgtgcatATTTTAAGAAAACTTTGAGGGATTTTAACTAAACATGTTGTAAATATTAGCAGAATATCACCAAGAGCACAGCTGAAACAGTTTCATGAGCGTCAGCTATGAAACGACAGATCTGTGTTTAGCTGCTGATGTTCTGCATGCGCCGACCTGCCGGATCTGCTTGGCGCTGCGCTGCCGCTGCAGCCGGTTGGTCCTGCTGTCCCTGTCCAGCTGCTCGCTGAGCGCCCT
Above is a window of Salarias fasciatus chromosome 19, fSalaFa1.1, whole genome shotgun sequence DNA encoding:
- the zbtb24 gene encoding zinc finger and BTB domain-containing protein 24, translating into MKMSQQSTNPTSSLLVLRSESHNQSILSKFDHLRKRDLLCDVTLVVEDMHFKAHRALLAASSEYFTLMFAAGPQEGQDLQAFYQLDGVAAQTFAAVLEFIYSSQVSVDQSSTQHLLAAARLLEVSDLVDMLTDLTAAEVRGHAGDVGVLKPKRGRPKKDAGVPDPKLRGQAAQSESSEDGILGDLVETQITDDADFNPEEHNSRQSKRKIRPPVKYKGYKVGKDVAVSKETGKRGRKKKYPNTEPRCEECGKVFKNHPFLKIHQRTHTGEKPFQCTDCGKSFTQKHTLLDHQRMHTGEKPFVCSVCSKALSTKHSLQEHMNLHREEKSFDCDKCGKSFTQKRQLKSHYRVHSGKSLPECAQCHRKFMDTAQLKKHVRTHTGEKPFTCDICGKCFTVKSTLQTHIRIHRGEKPYNCNICNKSFSDPSARRRHVASHSGKKPFTCSFCSLSFTRLDNLKTHTKSHSKERAAPAEASSEETAAADAPAQHEEVRNLLQLQQYQLPPGSGQEIQLVVTADVDNINFVQAQEQEISLISTEGEAAPSAQSRLTLLTPPSGHLQNVALVTEGEVVDPQIHAIGMLEGPLSQPSEQMHVITLSKEAMEQLQVQHGPPQPLQLAQRAVQQLQVMHQPVQQVALAQESPAGQVGRGQHGRAIHISSQSSQPISISQTSEQLSGHHIQGQTFQIQAGTVSYLYTTGLPQDS